A genomic stretch from Pararhizobium sp. IMCC21322 includes:
- a CDS encoding iron ABC transporter permease — MQSPTKKTFPVLIFWIIVGWVGFLILPWYGIEDFWTFEWLVDGYPFDSDYAPGIFLITQGEKLWLAPLLLPLIGALFAYRIGKEDARYANTLILAGAFGFAWLIAQGFGIGLRGWSYGWLEAIFGTLDDRQFGMGYGAMLVSACFLFLLTQGIAARGAVNGDVFVVSSIGFVVAVVGVFVFFPIARMLIAAFITEEGSYSVSVFFSKFLSPRLWGLGCLSGGKCGAAWNSLVLAVLVGFLTTVLGLVFALVVTRSGFRHKKLLRALTVLPIITPPFVIGLALILLFGLSGSVTVFVSDLFGVQPTRWVYGMPGVLIAQLLAFTPIAFLVLIGVVEGVSPSMEEAAQTLRASKWQVFKTVSLPLMRPGLANAFLLGFIESMADFGNPLVLGGNFDVLSTEIFFAIVGAQYDQGRAAVLAIVLLTFTLSAFYAQRFWLGKKSYTTVSGKGDSGIHPHMPNGLAIPVFVSAGVWALFTIVVYVMIVYGSFVELWGVNNTLTFKHYVTAFSVRMGEEGLRWTGSAWNSFWTTVQIAAIAAPLTAGVGLITAYLLTRQTFIGKNAFEFGTMLSFAIPGTVIGVSYILAFNVPPIELTGTGVILIVSFIFRNMPVGVRAGIASMSQLDKSLDESSLTLGANSAQTFRNVILPLLRPAILAALVYSFVRAMTAISAVIFLVSAEYDMATSYIIGRVENNDYGLAIAYSTALIFVMLLAIAILQLAVGKTNIGRRMSPPKQ; from the coding sequence ATGCAATCACCTACAAAAAAGACCTTCCCGGTTCTGATCTTCTGGATCATTGTCGGGTGGGTCGGTTTTCTGATCCTGCCATGGTATGGGATCGAGGATTTCTGGACCTTTGAATGGCTGGTCGACGGCTATCCGTTTGACAGTGACTATGCGCCCGGCATCTTTCTCATCACGCAGGGTGAAAAACTGTGGCTGGCGCCGTTGCTGCTGCCGCTGATTGGGGCGTTGTTCGCCTATCGGATTGGCAAGGAAGACGCGCGTTACGCAAACACGCTGATTCTCGCAGGTGCTTTTGGCTTTGCGTGGCTGATAGCCCAGGGGTTTGGCATTGGTTTGCGCGGCTGGTCCTATGGTTGGCTGGAGGCGATCTTCGGAACATTGGACGACCGCCAGTTTGGCATGGGCTACGGCGCCATGCTGGTCTCTGCCTGTTTCCTGTTTCTGCTGACCCAGGGCATAGCCGCAAGGGGCGCAGTCAATGGCGATGTCTTTGTGGTGTCGTCGATCGGCTTTGTGGTCGCTGTGGTTGGCGTTTTCGTATTTTTTCCAATTGCACGCATGCTGATTGCCGCCTTCATTACCGAAGAAGGCTCGTATTCGGTATCGGTGTTTTTCTCTAAATTCCTGAGCCCTCGATTGTGGGGGCTTGGCTGTCTGTCCGGTGGCAAATGCGGGGCGGCTTGGAACTCACTTGTTCTGGCGGTTCTGGTCGGGTTTTTGACAACAGTTCTTGGGCTGGTGTTCGCGCTGGTGGTGACGCGCTCCGGCTTTCGGCACAAAAAATTGCTCCGCGCGCTGACCGTTTTGCCCATCATCACACCGCCCTTCGTTATTGGTCTGGCGCTGATCCTGCTGTTCGGCCTTTCCGGTTCGGTGACGGTCTTTGTGTCTGATCTGTTTGGTGTTCAGCCAACCCGCTGGGTCTATGGAATGCCCGGCGTCTTGATTGCCCAATTGCTGGCCTTTACGCCCATCGCATTTCTGGTGCTGATCGGGGTTGTGGAAGGTGTCAGCCCCTCCATGGAGGAGGCGGCGCAAACCCTGCGGGCCAGTAAGTGGCAGGTGTTCAAAACCGTGTCCCTGCCGCTGATGCGACCGGGCCTTGCCAATGCATTTCTGCTCGGCTTCATCGAAAGCATGGCTGATTTTGGCAATCCGCTGGTTCTGGGCGGAAACTTTGATGTGCTTTCAACGGAAATTTTCTTTGCCATTGTCGGAGCGCAATATGATCAGGGCCGTGCGGCCGTTCTGGCCATTGTCCTGCTCACCTTCACCTTGTCCGCGTTTTATGCGCAACGTTTCTGGCTTGGAAAGAAATCTTACACAACCGTGTCCGGCAAGGGCGATTCAGGCATTCATCCGCATATGCCAAACGGGCTTGCCATTCCGGTTTTCGTTTCGGCTGGTGTGTGGGCGCTGTTCACAATCGTCGTCTATGTGATGATCGTCTATGGCTCATTTGTCGAGCTTTGGGGCGTCAACAATACGCTGACCTTCAAGCATTATGTGACTGCCTTTTCTGTGCGGATGGGCGAAGAAGGCCTGCGATGGACCGGCTCAGCCTGGAACAGTTTCTGGACCACAGTGCAGATTGCAGCTATTGCCGCACCGCTGACGGCAGGTGTAGGGCTGATTACCGCCTATCTGCTGACACGGCAGACTTTCATTGGCAAAAATGCCTTTGAATTTGGCACGATGCTGAGTTTCGCCATTCCCGGAACGGTGATTGGCGTCAGCTATATTCTGGCCTTTAATGTGCCGCCGATCGAATTGACCGGCACAGGTGTGATTCTGATTGTCAGCTTTATTTTCCGCAATATGCCCGTGGGAGTTCGTGCCGGCATTGCGTCCATGAGCCAACTGGACAAAAGCCTTGATGAAAGTTCGCTGACCCTTGGGGCCAACAGTGCGCAAACATTCCGCAATGTCATTCTGCCCCTGTTGCGACCGGCTATTCTGGCAGCATTGGTTTATTCGTTTGTGCGGGCCATGACGGCCATCTCAGCGGTGATCTTTCTGGTCAGTGCCGAATATGACATGGCGACCAGCTACATTATCGGACGGGTGGAGAATAATGATTATGGCCTGGCGATTGCCTATTCCACAGCACTGATTTTCGTCATGCTTCTTGCCATTGCCATTTTGCAACTGGCTGTTGGCAAGACAAATATTGGGCGTCGCATGAGCCCGCCAAAGCAATGA